The DNA sequence GGACTATATCGACGGCCTGCGCAAGGTTGGCATCCCCTGGTTTCCCAGCACGGAGCGCGCCTATCGCGCGATCGCGCGGCTGGCCGATCTTGCCAAGCGTGACCTCACCGATCGCACAGCGGAGCCGATCTCCCTGCCGGGCATGGCTACGGCCTCCGGCGTGGTGCCCGAATACAAGGCGAAGGATCTGTTGCGGCCGGCGGGCATCGCCTTTCCCGAAAGCCAGTTCGCCGCCAATGCGGAGGATGCCGTGGCCGCCGCACAGGCGATCGGCTATCCCGTGGTGATGAAGGCCCAGGCCGCCGCGCTCGGGCACAAAAGCGATGCGGGCGGGGTGATCCTGAACCTCAAGACTGCGGACGATGTGCGCGAAGCCTTTGCCCGCATGTATGACAATGTGGCCGCTTATGACGCCACCATCATGCTCGATGGCGTGCTGGTGGAAAAGATGGGCCGCATGGGCGTGGAAATGATCGTCGGCGCCAAGTCCGATCCCCAATGGGGCCCGGTGGTGCTGGCGGGCTTCGGCGGCGTGACGGCCGAAATCCTCAAGGACGTGAAGCTGTTCACGCCGGATATGGATGCGGCCACGGTGCATCGCGGGCTGCTCGATCTCAAGCAGGCGGCGCTGCTGCGCGGCTGGCGCGGTTCGCCCGCGCTCGACGTCGCCGCGCTGGCGGAGCTGATCGTGCAGGTCGGCCGGGTGATGACAGGCAACCCCAGTATCCGCGAGATCGACCTCAACCCGGTGATCATTCACCCAGAAGGCGAAGGCGTGGTGGCGCTGGACGCGCTGATGCTGGTGGACTGATCGCCTAGCTGCCGGCGCGAAACTGCGTGCGGCTGTAGGTGATGCGGATCCGCACCCATTCGCCGATCATGTCCTTCCCGCCCAGGCGGGGAGGGCGCACCTTGAACTGCCAGGCTGCGGCCAGGATCGCGCGGGCGAGTTGCGAACCCTGCGGTTCCTCGCCCAGCGCCACGCAATCCTCAACCCGGTAATCCGGCGCCGTCTTGCAGGCGATCAGCCCCCAGCCCGGCCGGGCGGTCGAGAGGTAGCCGGCCAGTTCGTCGTCGCTCGGCTCGCGATACCAGCGTGCGGCATACAGCGGCTCTCCATTGGGCGCGGTGCCCACGCGCGGCGTGTCGGGCGACCCACCGCCGGTATCGGCCGGGCCGTAGGCCGGCTGTGCGGGCGCGGGTGGACCGGCGGGTTCGTTGCGCATGCGGGAAATATCGAGCGAGACCATCGAATCCCGCGGCACGGAAAGAATGGGCGCGGCCGCCGGCGCCGGCTGCGGCGGCAGGGCGGAAGGCTCCACGGGAGGCGGCGGTGTGTCGCGCGGCTGGCTCTGTGGCTGGGTGGGGCGCGGCTGTTGCTGCTGCTGCTCTTCGGCGGGCGTCTCGGCCGGGTCTTCGCTCTCGCTGGCGTCGAAGGTCGTAAGCGCCGGGCCGGCGGGGTGCTGGGGCGGGCTGGAAAGGCCCAGCGTCAGCAGCACCAGCAGCAGCAGCGCTTCCAGGGCCAAGGCGATGACGATCGCCGTCGCCCGCTCGCCGAAGCTGGCGCGCATCCGCTCTGCGAGGGCACCGATCCGGTCGTTGCTCGGCTGGGACAAGGAACCTCGGCTGCGGTTGCCGCGGCGCGGGGATGTTCGTCCCAAGGCCGGCGGCGGCTGGAAAGGTCTTTAGTGCGGCAGGGGCCCGCGCGTAAAGCCCGCCAGATGAACCTTCGCTGGCGAACAGGGTGGACCGTTCAGAAGGCGGGGATCCCGGTAATCGCGCGGCCGAGGATCAGCGCATGGATATCATGCGTGCCCTCATAGGTGTTCACAGTCTCCAGGTTCAGCATGTGGCGGATCACCTGGTACTCGCCGGAGATGCCATTGCCGCCGTGCATGTCGCGCGCGGCGCGGGCGATATCCAGCGCCTTGCCCACATTGTTGCGCTTGACCAGGCTGATCATCTCCGGTGCGAAGCGCCCTTCGTCCATCAGCCGGCCGACCTGTAGCGAGGCTTGCAGGCCCAGCGCGATCTCGGTCGCCATATCGGCCAGCTTCTTCTGGAACAGCTGGTTCGCCGCGATGGGCTTGCCGAACTGGCGGCGTTCCAAGCCATAGGTGCGCGCCGCCGCGTAGCAGAATTCCGCTGCGCCCATGCTCCCCCAAGAAATGCCATAGCGTGCGCGATTGAGGCAGCCGAACGGGCCCTTGATGCCTTCAACGCCGGGCAGGATAGCGTCCGCCGGCAGCTTCACATCGTCCATCACGATTTCGCCGGTGGTACTCGCGCGCAGCGAAAGCTTGCCTTCGATCTTGGGCGCGGAGAGGCCTTTCATCCCCTTTTCAAGCAGGAATCCGCGGATCTTGCCGCCATGCGCCTCGCTCTTCGCCCACACCACGAACAGATCGGCGAAGGGGGAATTGCTGATCCAGGTCTTGGTGCCGGAAAGGCGGAATCCGTCCCCATCCTCCCGCGCCACGCTGCGCATCGAGCCCGGGTCGGAACCGGCATCGGGCTCGGTCAGGCCGAAGCAGCCGATCAGCGATCCATCTGCCAGTCCGGGCAGATAGCGCGCCTTCTGCTCATCCGAACCGTAAGCATGGATCGGGTGCATCACGAGGCTGGACTGGACGGATGCCATGGAGCGGTAGCCGGAGTCGACCCGTTCGATCTCCCGCGCCACCAGACCATAGGCGACATAGCCGGCGCCCGCGCCGCCATATTCATCCGGGATCGTCACGCCCAGCAGGCCTGCCTGGCCCATCAAGGGAAACAGCTCGGGCGCATCCAGCTCTTCGTCGAAGGCCGTGATTGCGCGCGGCTGCAGCACATCCTGCGCAAAACCACGCGCCGCATCGCGAATCATCCGCTCCTCGTCGCTCAACAGCGCGTCGATGGACAGCGGGTCAGCCCAGTCAAAAGGGACCATGTCGGTCATTACAATCTCCTCTAGCCCACTCTAGCGAGCGTAGAAGGGATCGCCAATGTCGGTCCTGTCAGTGGTGCGAGCGGCCTTGCTCCAGCGCCAGCTGCAGCATGTCGATCATGTGATCGGGCGGGCACGGCTTGGTGCAGGCAATCGCGGATGGATAGCGCTGGCGCATCTCTTCCGGGCTGACATGTCCGGAATGGAAGATGATCGGCACCCCGGCCTGGGCCAATGCGTCGGCCAGCGGAAACACTTCGCCATCGCTGGTGTAGACGTCCAGGATCGCGCAGTCGGGCATACCCTTGCCCAAGGCAAGAAATGCGTTCTTCTTGTCAGCGAAGGGCCCTTCCAGCTCATAGCCGAGATCCTTCACGGTCTCGGACAGATCGAGGGCGATGATAAACTCATCCTCGACGACAAGCACGGTGGGCCTCTGGTCGCTCAAAACAGCGGCGGTGGCCATATGTAACACTCCTGAGGCGCAGGGCCTCTAACAACATTCTTGCCGGGGAAACGGGGCGTGTCGGCCATGGGTTCCCCAAAGTGTCACAGTTTCCCGAACTTAGCCTCGTATGCGGCGGTATCGCCCTCAGTCAGGAGGCGCGCCTGCTCGGGCCAGTTGTCCCGCCGGATACGCCCCTGAAAGCGGCCGAGTTGCGCATCCACGCGGTCAATCTCCGCATCGTCCCACAGGGCGATCTGGGAAAAATGCGTGATGCCCAGCGAATGAAGCTGCTGCGCGAGCTTCGGCCCCACGCCCTTTATCCGCGTGAGATCGTCCTGGCCCGCGTCGCTTTCCACATGCACAGGGCGTGCGGCGGCACCCACGGCTGCACCGACCCCGCCGAGCCCTTCGGGGGTGACCGGCGGCAGTTCGTCACCCGGATCGAGCGCAGGGGCGGGCGGCGCGGAGCTGGGAGCGGCCGGGAGCGGAGCGGGAGGCGTGCGCGGCGCGTCGATCAGCGCCTGATTGCGCCGAGCCGGGCCGGTGGGCTCATCCGCCGATCGCTCCAGCGTCACACGCGTCCGGCGATTGCGGGCAAAGACCCACCAAGCCACGATCAGGCCCAGGATCAGCGCCAGCACCAGGAAAATCCAGTTCTGCTGGACCAGCTCAGCCATTTCCGTCTCTCCCCATATCCTCGCCCGATTCAGCGCGGCCCCACAGTCCCCAGCCGATTGCCAGGCCCGCCACATAGGCGACCAGCATCAGCACGATCAATTCCACCGTGATAGGCATGCCTGCTCCTTAGGGGTCCGGCCTGCAATTTGGCAATGCGCTGGCGATCAGCCCGGTCCGGGAGTGTCGACAGGGGTGGGGACGACCGGCTCCGTAGCGATTACGGAGAATTCGATCCTGCGATTTGCGGGGTCGGTCGGTTCAAGCCCCGGCACCGGATTGCGCGATCCCACGCCGCGCACCCGCAAGCCATCCGCGGGGATGCCGCGTGCGATCAGCGCCTCGCGCACGGCTTCGGCACGATCGGCCGAGAGGGCGAGATTGCCGGGTTCGGGCCCGGAGGAATCGGTGTGGCCAGTGATGGCGATGATGCTGCCGAGGCAGGGGCGGAGCGCGGCGGCCACCTCGTCCACCAGTTCGCGGCTGGCAGCGTCGATGCGGGCAGAGCTTTCCTCGAATCGGATCGTCCGCGCGCGCAGCAGCGCCTCCACGTCGTTTTGGCAATGCAGCGGATGGATCTGCGCGGTGGCGGCATCGGCCGCCAAGGTATTGCCATCGGCCCAGCGGATACCGCCGACGCCGGAGATGGCGGCGATCGCGCGTGCGAGTTTCGCACGCCGCCCGCGGTCCATATCCTCGCCGCCGCTCAGCAGCGGGTGGCGGCTGGGCAGCCCGCCGCTGGTAAAGTCGGCACGCACCGGCGCTGCGCCGAGGCTGGCGATCACCTGCTGCGCATGGGCGGAAAGGCGTGCGGCCATTGCGGGGCCGTTGGTTTGCCCGGCGACCACCGCCAGCAGGATCGTCGCAAGCGCGCCAAGAGCGATTGCAAAGGCGGGGGATCGCAGGATTGCCATGCGCCGTTCCTAGAGCGATTTGGACGAGGAAGGGAACAGCCGATGCGCGAAAGATACGGCGCGCCCCGGTTCAGGGGCGGTTGAAATGCTCCTCGATCTCCTCTGCTTCCGCCTCAACATCGTCCTCCGTGATCTTGCGGCGGAACAGCACGCGGTCTTCCGGTCCGAAACCGCGAGTCCAGATGATCCAGCTGTAGATCCCGAGGATCGCCGGGACGCCCAGCGAGAGTTCGGCCCATTCGGGTAGCAGCAGCATGAGATGGCCGACCACCACCGCCGCAGCGGCTGCCCAGATCAGCGCCCAGCGCCAGTTGTTCACCCGCTCCTGCAGGATCCGGCCCAGCATCACCGCCTTCACCACGGAAGCGACGCCCAGGGCGACCATCAGCGCGGCGGCGGCCGCTGCAGCCCGGTAGTATTCGTTGAGGTCCAGCCGATCGACCAGCAGCATGGCGCCCACGGTCAACAGCCCCTGCAGCACGATAGTCCCCACCGACACCCACAGGTTGCGCAGCCGGGCGACATAGATCAGCGCGGCTTCGGAAACCACGGCGGTGGCCGCCACCACCTCCGCCGCGAGAAGGAAGGCAAGTGCGCCAGTGCCGCCCACGAAGTTCGGCCCCACAAGCCCCATCACGGCTTCGCCGGGAATACCCAGCGCCAGCGCCACGCCCGCTTGCGCCGCAGTGATCCAGAAGCCCACCTGGCATACCTGCCGGGCGATGGAGGTATAGTCCTTCTCCTTCAGCTTGCGGGTGATCACCGGGCCGAGGATCGGCTCGAAGCTGGTCTTCAGCTTCTGCGGCAGGCTGGCGACCTGCTGCGCTACGTAATACACGCCCACCGCGCTGGGGGCGGCGAACAGGCCGAGGATGAAGATGTCCAGCCGCCGCGTGCCCCATTCGATGGCGTCGGCCCCCGCCAGCGGCAGGCCGCGCATGGTGATCTCGCGCATCCGCCTCGCCGAAGGGCGCCATCCGCTTGGGATGCCATAGCTGCGCAGATAGGGGATCGCCGCCGTGAGCAGGGCGGCATAAATCGAGACGATATAGGCAAGCGAAAGCCCGCTTTCCCGATCCACCAGATACATCGCCCCGGCCATGATCGAGATCGTCCATGGCTCCACCACGGCGCGTGCCCGGACGGTGGCGGCGATATCGAAGCGATAGGCCTGCGCGGCCAGCAGGATTTCGGTGATGGCGAGCGCGGGGATGGAAAGCACGATGAGCCGGTCGATCTCGTCGTGAATGCCGCTGGGGAACATGGGATAGGGGAACAGCCACAGCGCCAGTGCGCAGAGCGATCCTGCGATGAGCGCAAGCACCAGCCCGTCGCTCACCAGATGCGCATGGTTTTCCCGGTCTTCCCGATCGGACAGGCGCTGCGCCAGCCCGCGCTTTTCGCCCATGGTGCACAGCATGGCGACCAATTCGACGATTACGAGGGCTGAGGCGAAGCGGCCCAGCGTCGCCGCGCCGTACAGCCGGCCGGCGATGAACAGGAACGGCATGCGCGCAGCAAGGCGCAGCAGGAAGCCCACCAGATTGGTGCGCCCGCCCTTCGCCAGCGCGGCCAGATCGCCGCCCTGTGGTTCGCCCGTTGCGGTGGGTTCGGCCAAGTGGCCTAGCCTTCCGCCTTGAGCGGGCGGGCGAGCAGGGCCAGTGCCACTTCGGCCGCCGGCGCTCCGCGCAGCAGCCGGTCCACGGCATCGACGATCGGCATGGAAATGCCGTGCTTCCCCGCCAGCTCGGCCAGCACCGGCGCGGTGAAGGCGCCTTCGGCCACGGTGCGCCGATCCTGCATCAGCGTCGCCGGATCCTCTCCCTGGCCAAGCGCCTTGCCGAGCGAGAAATTGCGGCTGGAGGTGGAGGAGCAGGTGAGCACCAGATCTCCCAGGCCGCACAGGCCCGCGAGCGTCTCGCGCTGCGCACCCATCGCATCGCCGAAGCGCATCATCTCGGCATAGCCGCGCGCAATCAGCGCCGCCCGCGCATTCTGGCCGAGGTTGAGCCCGTCGACCACGCCGCAGGCGATGGCGAGCACGTTCTTCACGGCGCCGCCGATTTCGGCGCCGGCCAGATCCTCGCTGAAATAGGGGCGGAAGTTCTGCCGCGCGATAGCGGCGGACAGCCGCTCCCACTGCGATCTACCGCCGCCGCAGGCGAGGGTGACGGCGGTGGGGAGGCCGGCCGCCACTTCATGCGCGAAGGTCGGGCCGGACAGCACGGCGACTTGGCTTGCGGGTGCGATGTCGGCGGCGACCTCGTGCATCATGCGGCCGCTGCCAGCCTCGATCCCTTTGGCGCAGAGCACCAGATCGCGCGGATAGGCGGGCATCGTGCGCAGGACCGTGCCCAGATGCTGCGCCGGGGTGACGAGCAGCAGAACGTCGCAGGTGGCGGCCTCGGCGAGATCGGCGGTGGCGCGAACGCCCGGCTCCAGCTGGGCAGAGGGTAGGTAGGTGGTATTGCGGTGGGTGGCGTTAATCTCCGCCGCCAGTTCCGCTTCGCGCGCCCACAGCAGCACCTCGCGCCCGTCGCTGGCGAGCATCTGCGCCAGCGCAGTGCCCCAGGCGCCCGCGCCCACCACGCCTATCGTCGGGACCCTCATCCCTTCACTCCCGCGCCGCGCACCGGCTCGGCCGCGGGATCGAGCGGCCAGCGGGGGCGGGCGGAAATGTCGAGCGGGTCGCCCGCCATGCCCGCCTGCAGCCGTTCTATGCCGGCCCAGGCGATCATCGCCGCATTGTCGGTGCAGAGCGGCAGGGGCGGGGCGGTGAAGCGCAGGCCGTGGCGCTCGGCAAGGCCTTCCAGTGCGCCGCGCACGCTGCGATTGGCGGCGACGCCGCCGGCCACCACCAGCGCGCTGACCGGGCCCATGTGCTCCAGCGCGCGGCCGGTGCGATCGAGAATGCAATCCACCGCCGCCTGCTGGAAGCTGGCGGCAATGTCCTCGCGCCGATAGCGCCCGCTGTCCTGCGCGCGCAGCACGGCGCTCTTGAGGCCGGCGAAGGAGAAATGCGGTTCTGCGCTGCCCAGCAACGGGCGCGGCAGCGGCACGGCCGCGGCGTCGCCTTCCGCTGCCAGCCGCTCCACCGCCGGTCCGCCGGGATAGGGCAGGCCGAGGATCTTGGCCGTCTTGTCGAAGGCTTCGCCCAGCGCATCGTCGATCGTGGTGGCGAGCCGGCGATAGCGGCCTACGCCTTCCACCCGCAGCACTTGGCAGTGGCCGCCGGACACAAGCAGCAGGGCATAGGGATAGTCCAGCGCCGCATCGGCCAGACGGGGGCTGAGCGCGTGGCCTTCCAGATGGTTGATTGCCAGCAGCGGCTTGTCCCCCGCCATCGCCAGCGCCTTGGCGGTAACGAGGCCGACCATCACCCCGCCGATCAGTCCAGGGCCGGCCGTGGCAGCCACCGCATCGCAATCTTCCAGCGTCATGCCCGCTTCCGCCAGCACCTTGCCGATCAGCGGCGCCAGCCGTTCGGCATGGGCGCGGGCGGCGATCTCCGGAACCACGCCGCCATAGGGGGCGTGCGCCTCTTCCTGCGACGCGATCGCCTGCGCGACGATGCGCCGGTCATCGGTAACCAGCGCCGCCGCGGTTTCGTCGCAGCTGCTTTCGATACCTAGCACCGTCCTCATCCCGGGTTCCACTGGACGCAAATGGTGATTAGGGCAAGCAAACGCGATGACCGACACGATCCTGAAACTCGGAACCCGCCGCTCTCCGCTGGCGATGGCGCAGGCGGAAGAAGCCCGCGCGCGGCTGTGCCACGCCCATGGATGGGACGCCAATGCGGTTGAACTCGTGCCTGTGGTGGCGAGCGGCGACAAGGTGCAGGACCGCCCCCTGGCCGAGATCGGCGGCAAGGCGCTGTGGACGCGCGAGTTGGACCAGTGGCTGGAGGAGGGGCGAATCGACGCCGCCGTCCATTCGCTGAAGGATGTGGAGACGATCCGCCCGCCGCAATTCACCCTCGCTGCAATCCTCCCGCGCGAGGACAAGGCGGACCGGTTGCTGGGCGCCGCCAGCCTGGCTGCCTTGCCGCGGGGCGCCGTGGTGGGCACCAGCGCGCCGCGCCGCGCGGCGCAGGCGCTGCACGCCCGGCCCGATTGCACCGTCGTGACCTTTCGCGGCAATGTCGCCACAAGGATGGCGAAGCTCGCCGCGGGCGAAGCGGACGCTACCTTCCTCGCCGCCGCCGGCCTCGCCCGGCTCGGGCAGGAGGATGTCGGCCACCGGCTCGACCCTGCCGAATGGCTCCCCGCCTGCGCGCAGGCAGCCATCGCGCTGGAATGCCGCACGGACGATGCGCGCACACGCGAATGGCTGGCCCCGCTGGACCACGGGCCGAGCCGGGCAGAAGTCATGGCCGAACGGGCGCTGCTGGCCGGGCTGGGGGGCAGCTGCCACAGCCCGATCGCCGTACTCTGTGACTTTTCCGAAGGGATGCTGGCGATGCACGCCGCGCTGTTCAGCCCTGACGGGGCGGAGCGGGTGACGGGCGAGGCGCGCTTTGCCGCGGGCGACACGGAGGCGCCGGCGCGGCTGGCCGCCGATCTTCTCGCCCGCGCCAGCCCCGGTATCGCCGCCCATTTCAGCGGAGCGGCATGAGCCGGCCGATTATTGCCATCCGGCCCGAACCCGGCTGCACGGCCACGGTGGAGGCGGGGGAGGCTGCGGGGCTGGCGATCACCGGCTGCCCGCTGTTCGAAATCCGCCCGCTGCCCTGGTCTGGTCCGCCTGCCGAACAGGTAGACGCGCTGCTGCTGGGCAGCGCCAACGCCATCCGCCACGGCAGCGCTGCGCTGGCGGCCTATCGCGCCAAACCCGTCTACGCCGTGGGGGAAACGACGGCGGCGGCCGCGCAGTCGGCCGGCTTCCCGATCGCTGCGCTGGGCCATGGCGGGCTGCAGACGGTGCTCGCCGGGATCGCGCCGCCGCTGCGGCTGCTGCGCGTGGCGGGGGCGGAGCATGTTACGCTGCAGCCACCCGCCGGCGTCGGCATGGAAACGCGCATCGCCTATGAAAGCGTTGCCCTGCCGCTGCCGCTCGCTCTGGCGGAGCGTCTGCGGCGCGGGGCGCTGGTGCTGCTGCATTCGGCCGCGGCCGCACGCCACTTCGCCACGGAGTGCGACCGCGCCGCGGTTTCGCGTAGCTCTGTGGCGCTGGCAGCCCTCGGCCCGCGCATCCTGCAGGCAGCCGGTTCAGGATGGGGCAAGGCGCAAACTGCTCCTGAGCCGAAGGAATCGGCATTGTTGGCTTTGGCACATCAGATGTGCCATGAACCGGGGCAGTTCTGAGACGAAGCGCGCTGCGGCTGAACCGCGGGCACTTTTGCCAGGGTCGCAAAGGAAACGGATGGACTGGACCACTTCCACCCCTGAGGCGGAAACGCGCCGCCACACGCAACTGCGCACGATCCTGGGGGTCGGGCTGGTGGCGTTTATCCTTGGCGGGGCGCTGGCCGTGTATTTCCTCGGTACGGGGGCCATGCGCCCCACCGGTATCTTCGACTTGAAGGAAGACGCGGCGCCCGCGCCCACCGCTTCCCAAAGCCAGGCGATGCCGGGCGCGGAACAGACGCCGCAGTCCGCCGCCACTGAAGCCATGGCTTCGGCCGCGCGCGTGCAGCGCGTGGCGGAGCAGCAGGGCGGCATCGAACAGCGCGTGGCCGCGATGGAGCAGCGGCTTACCCGGCTCGATCTGCAAGCGCAGGCCGCCGCCGGAAATGCCGCGCGGGCGGAAGGCCTGTTGATCGCCTTCGCTACCCGCCGTGCGATCGAACGCGGTGCGCCGCTGGGCTATCTGGCGGATCAGCTGCGGCTGCGCTTCGGCGACGCGCGGCCCAATTCGGTGCGCACGGTGATCGAAGCCGCGCAAAACCCGGTGACGCTGGACCAGCTGCTTGCCCGGCTGGACGGGCTTGCCCCCGTGCTGGGGCAGGTGCCCGCCAAGGAAGGCGCGCTGGACTGGATCTCCCGCGAATTTGCCGAACTGTTCGTGATCCGCAGCGAGGATACGCCGTCCCCCGCCGCGGAGAACCGGCTGGAGCGGGCGCGCATGTTCCTGCAGAGCGGGCGGACCGAAGCCGCCGTGGCCGAAGTGCAGCATTTGCCCAACGCCGCCCGCGCGGCAGGCTGGATTGCCGATGCGAAACGCTATGCGGCGGCCCAGCGCGCGCTGGAACTGCTGGAAACCACCGCCATTCTCGAACCGCGCGAGCTCCGCGATGGATCGGGCAACGCGGTGGAGCAGCCGAGCCCCGCCGTAAGCGGCAATTGAGGCTGGCGGCGCGGTTCAGCCGCGCAGCAACTCCGGCAGCTCGCCCGATACGCCCCGTGCCTCGTCCATGAACCAGCGCTTCAGGGCGGGGGTGCGCTGCACCGCCCCCATGCCCAGCCGGCGGATCGCGCTGGGCAGGCGGCCGGGAATGCCGAACAGCCGTGTCAGCGCATCGGTGGCGGACATCACGGCGAGCGAATCCAGCCCGCGCCAGCGTTCGTAGCGCTTCAGCACTTGCGCATCG is a window from the Altererythrobacter sp. B11 genome containing:
- a CDS encoding lipopolysaccharide biosynthesis protein is translated as MAEPTATGEPQGGDLAALAKGGRTNLVGFLLRLAARMPFLFIAGRLYGAATLGRFASALVIVELVAMLCTMGEKRGLAQRLSDREDRENHAHLVSDGLVLALIAGSLCALALWLFPYPMFPSGIHDEIDRLIVLSIPALAITEILLAAQAYRFDIAATVRARAVVEPWTISIMAGAMYLVDRESGLSLAYIVSIYAALLTAAIPYLRSYGIPSGWRPSARRMREITMRGLPLAGADAIEWGTRRLDIFILGLFAAPSAVGVYYVAQQVASLPQKLKTSFEPILGPVITRKLKEKDYTSIARQVCQVGFWITAAQAGVALALGIPGEAVMGLVGPNFVGGTGALAFLLAAEVVAATAVVSEAALIYVARLRNLWVSVGTIVLQGLLTVGAMLLVDRLDLNEYYRAAAAAAALMVALGVASVVKAVMLGRILQERVNNWRWALIWAAAAAVVVGHLMLLLPEWAELSLGVPAILGIYSWIIWTRGFGPEDRVLFRRKITEDDVEAEAEEIEEHFNRP
- the hemC gene encoding hydroxymethylbilane synthase, which codes for MTDTILKLGTRRSPLAMAQAEEARARLCHAHGWDANAVELVPVVASGDKVQDRPLAEIGGKALWTRELDQWLEEGRIDAAVHSLKDVETIRPPQFTLAAILPREDKADRLLGAASLAALPRGAVVGTSAPRRAAQALHARPDCTVVTFRGNVATRMAKLAAGEADATFLAAAGLARLGQEDVGHRLDPAEWLPACAQAAIALECRTDDARTREWLAPLDHGPSRAEVMAERALLAGLGGSCHSPIAVLCDFSEGMLAMHAALFSPDGAERVTGEARFAAGDTEAPARLAADLLARASPGIAAHFSGAA
- a CDS encoding NAD(P)H-dependent glycerol-3-phosphate dehydrogenase, encoding MRVPTIGVVGAGAWGTALAQMLASDGREVLLWAREAELAAEINATHRNTTYLPSAQLEPGVRATADLAEAATCDVLLLVTPAQHLGTVLRTMPAYPRDLVLCAKGIEAGSGRMMHEVAADIAPASQVAVLSGPTFAHEVAAGLPTAVTLACGGGRSQWERLSAAIARQNFRPYFSEDLAGAEIGGAVKNVLAIACGVVDGLNLGQNARAALIARGYAEMMRFGDAMGAQRETLAGLCGLGDLVLTCSSTSSRNFSLGKALGQGEDPATLMQDRRTVAEGAFTAPVLAELAGKHGISMPIVDAVDRLLRGAPAAEVALALLARPLKAEG
- a CDS encoding OmpA family protein, which gives rise to MAILRSPAFAIALGALATILLAVVAGQTNGPAMAARLSAHAQQVIASLGAAPVRADFTSGGLPSRHPLLSGGEDMDRGRRAKLARAIAAISGVGGIRWADGNTLAADAATAQIHPLHCQNDVEALLRARTIRFEESSARIDAASRELVDEVAAALRPCLGSIIAITGHTDSSGPEPGNLALSADRAEAVREALIARGIPADGLRVRGVGSRNPVPGLEPTDPANRRIEFSVIATEPVVPTPVDTPGPG
- a CDS encoding uroporphyrinogen-III synthase gives rise to the protein MSRPIIAIRPEPGCTATVEAGEAAGLAITGCPLFEIRPLPWSGPPAEQVDALLLGSANAIRHGSAALAAYRAKPVYAVGETTAAAAQSAGFPIAALGHGGLQTVLAGIAPPLRLLRVAGAEHVTLQPPAGVGMETRIAYESVALPLPLALAERLRRGALVLLHSAAAARHFATECDRAAVSRSSVALAALGPRILQAAGSGWGKAQTAPEPKESALLALAHQMCHEPGQF
- the tsaD gene encoding tRNA (adenosine(37)-N6)-threonylcarbamoyltransferase complex transferase subunit TsaD, which translates into the protein MRTVLGIESSCDETAAALVTDDRRIVAQAIASQEEAHAPYGGVVPEIAARAHAERLAPLIGKVLAEAGMTLEDCDAVAATAGPGLIGGVMVGLVTAKALAMAGDKPLLAINHLEGHALSPRLADAALDYPYALLLVSGGHCQVLRVEGVGRYRRLATTIDDALGEAFDKTAKILGLPYPGGPAVERLAAEGDAAAVPLPRPLLGSAEPHFSFAGLKSAVLRAQDSGRYRREDIAASFQQAAVDCILDRTGRALEHMGPVSALVVAGGVAANRSVRGALEGLAERHGLRFTAPPLPLCTDNAAMIAWAGIERLQAGMAGDPLDISARPRWPLDPAAEPVRGAGVKG
- a CDS encoding response regulator translates to MATAAVLSDQRPTVLVVEDEFIIALDLSETVKDLGYELEGPFADKKNAFLALGKGMPDCAILDVYTSDGEVFPLADALAQAGVPIIFHSGHVSPEEMRQRYPSAIACTKPCPPDHMIDMLQLALEQGRSHH
- a CDS encoding acyl-CoA dehydrogenase, producing MTDMVPFDWADPLSIDALLSDEERMIRDAARGFAQDVLQPRAITAFDEELDAPELFPLMGQAGLLGVTIPDEYGGAGAGYVAYGLVAREIERVDSGYRSMASVQSSLVMHPIHAYGSDEQKARYLPGLADGSLIGCFGLTEPDAGSDPGSMRSVAREDGDGFRLSGTKTWISNSPFADLFVVWAKSEAHGGKIRGFLLEKGMKGLSAPKIEGKLSLRASTTGEIVMDDVKLPADAILPGVEGIKGPFGCLNRARYGISWGSMGAAEFCYAAARTYGLERRQFGKPIAANQLFQKKLADMATEIALGLQASLQVGRLMDEGRFAPEMISLVKRNNVGKALDIARAARDMHGGNGISGEYQVIRHMLNLETVNTYEGTHDIHALILGRAITGIPAF